Proteins from one Cyclopterus lumpus isolate fCycLum1 chromosome 11, fCycLum1.pri, whole genome shotgun sequence genomic window:
- the LOC117738890 gene encoding phosphatidylinositol 4-phosphate 5-kinase type-1 alpha-like isoform X2: MATAAEEPPELQGLSGNLQSQFWRRLSFLRASTGTQKNASPEIPSTSMSPAMKKTIGHRGIDPTGETTYKKTTSSALQGAIQLGIAHTVGSLSQKPERDVLLQDFEVVESIFFPSEGSNLTPAHHYGDFRFKTYAPMAFRYFREMFGIRPDDYMYSLCNDPLIELSNSGASGSLFYVSSDDEFIIKTVQHKEAEFLQKLLPGYFMNLNQNKRTLLPKFYGLYCVQSAGKNIRIAVMNNLLPSAVQMHLKYDLKGSTYKRRASAKEKDKSVPTYKDLDFLQDMHDGLLLEGDKYSAVCKTIQRDCLLLQSFKIMDYSLLVGIHNVNQACREQASKESVVGAVDQRRPQGQKPMYSTAIEAIQAEAGSIGSPETEDQTGGIPARNSKGERLLVYIGIIDILQSYRLVKKLEHSWKALVHDGDTVSVHRPSFYAERFQKFMCNAVFRKILLKTSPSKKRRAVTHGPLRKTAGAGPFLMTQTSSNSQHSFLQVSSETKDEPEGDHVMQSGRPDLLPKTLPASSAVGNVTETSFSSSSGNPGSVPTSQPPSPSQDSYKQAGVDLNNTLSKDQELSSLKKAQYDDSISSEDVISLSDIVTQASKCSV; the protein is encoded by the exons ATGGCCACAGCTGCAGAGGAGCCTCCAGAGCTGCAGGGCCTCTCTGGTA ACCTGCAGAGTCAGTTCTGGAGGAGACTGTCTTTTCTCAGAG CTTCGACTGGGACCCAAAAAAATGCTTCTCCCGAG ATTCCAAGCACCAGCATGTCTCCGGCCATGAAAAAGACTATCGGCCATCGTGGAATTGATCCCACTGGGGAGACGACGTACAAGAAG ACAACATCTTCAGCCCTGCAAGGCGCTATCCAGTTAGGCATCGCGCACACGGTGGGGAGCTTAAGCCAGAAACCTGAGAGAGACGTGCTGCTGCAGGACTTTGAAGTAGTCGAAAGCATCTTCTTTCCCAG TGAGGGCAGTAACCTGACACCAGCCCACCACTACGGAGACTTCAGGTTCAAGACGTACGCCCCAATGGCCTTCCGGTACTTCAGAGAGATGTTTGGCATCCGACCTGATGACTACATG TACTCTCTGTGTAATGATCCGCTCATTGAGCTATCAAACTCCGGGGCAAGTGGATCTCTCTTCTACGTCTCCAGTGACGATGAGTTCATCATTAAGACAGTGCAGCACAAAGAGGCGGAGTTTCTGCAGAAACTGCTCCCAGGTTACTTCATG AACCTGAACCAGAACAAGCGGACCTTGTTACCAAAGTTTTATGGACTCTACTGTGTCCAGTCGGCGGGTAAGAACATCCGTATCGCAGTCATGAACAATCTGCTCCCGAGTGCTGTACAAATGCACCTCAAGTACGATCTAAAGGGCTCCACCTACAAGCGGCGGGCCTCAGCTAAAGAGAAAGACAAGTCTGTGCCTACATACAAGGACCTGGACTTCCTGCAGGACATGCATGATGGGCTGTTATTGGAGGGGGACAAGTACAGTGCTGTTTGCAAGACCATCCAAAGAGACTGCCTG CTTCTGCAAAGCTTTAAGATTATGGACTACAGCCTTCTGGTGGGAATCCACAATGTAAATCAAGCCTGTCGAGAGCAGGCCAGCAAAGAGTCGGTGGTCGGGGCTGTGGACCAACGGAGGCCACAAGGTCAAAAGCCCATGTACAGCACTGCTATCGAGGCCATCCAGGCTGAGGCAGGGAGCATTGGATCACCGGAGACAGAGGACCA GACGGGAGGAATCCCAGCACGAAACTCAAAAGGCGAGAGGCTGCTGGTGTATATTGGTATCATCGACATTCTGCAGTCCTACAG ATTAGTAAAGAAGCTTGAACACTCGTGGAAAGCTCTGGTTCACGATGGG GACACTGTATCGGTACACAGACCGAGTTTCTACGCAGAACGATTTCAGAAGTTCATGTGCAATGCAGTCTTCAGGAAAATCTTAT TAAAGACTTCGCCATCTAAGAAGCGCCGTGCAGTAACACATGGTCCTTTGAGGAAGACAGCTGGCGCAGGGCCTTTTCTTATGACCCAAACAAGCAGCAACAGCCAGCACTCTTTCCTCCAAGTCAGCTCTGAGACCAAAGACGAACCTGAAGGAGACCACG TCATGCAGTCAGGTCGTCCTGACCTCCTCCCAAAGACCTTACCGGCCAGCAGCGCTGTTGGCAACGTTACCGAAaccagcttctcctcctcctcgggaaACCCTGGATCTGTTCCCACAAGTCAGCCTCCGTCTCCTTCTCAGGATTCCTACAAGCAAGCAGGAGTGGATTTAAACAACACACTAAGCAAAGACCAGGAGCTCAGCTCCCTCAAGAA AGCTCAGTATGATGACAGTATCAGTTCTGAGGATGTGATCTCACTCAGTGACATCGTTACA
- the LOC117738890 gene encoding phosphatidylinositol 4-phosphate 5-kinase type-1 alpha-like isoform X3 → MATAAEEPPELQGLSGTSTGTQKNASPEIPSTSMSPAMKKTIGHRGIDPTGETTYKKTTSSALQGAIQLGIAHTVGSLSQKPERDVLLQDFEVVESIFFPSEGSNLTPAHHYGDFRFKTYAPMAFRYFREMFGIRPDDYMYSLCNDPLIELSNSGASGSLFYVSSDDEFIIKTVQHKEAEFLQKLLPGYFMNLNQNKRTLLPKFYGLYCVQSAGKNIRIAVMNNLLPSAVQMHLKYDLKGSTYKRRASAKEKDKSVPTYKDLDFLQDMHDGLLLEGDKYSAVCKTIQRDCLLLQSFKIMDYSLLVGIHNVNQACREQASKESVVGAVDQRRPQGQKPMYSTAIEAIQAEAGSIGSPETEDQTGGIPARNSKGERLLVYIGIIDILQSYRLVKKLEHSWKALVHDGDTVSVHRPSFYAERFQKFMCNAVFRKILLKTSPSKKRRAVTHGPLRKTAGAGPFLMTQTSSNSQHSFLQVSSETKDEPEGDHVMQSGRPDLLPKTLPASSAVGNVTETSFSSSSGNPGSVPTSQPPSPSQDSYKQAGVDLNNTLSKDQELSSLKKAQYDDSISSEDVISLSDIVTQASKCSV, encoded by the exons ATGGCCACAGCTGCAGAGGAGCCTCCAGAGCTGCAGGGCCTCTCTGGTA CTTCGACTGGGACCCAAAAAAATGCTTCTCCCGAG ATTCCAAGCACCAGCATGTCTCCGGCCATGAAAAAGACTATCGGCCATCGTGGAATTGATCCCACTGGGGAGACGACGTACAAGAAG ACAACATCTTCAGCCCTGCAAGGCGCTATCCAGTTAGGCATCGCGCACACGGTGGGGAGCTTAAGCCAGAAACCTGAGAGAGACGTGCTGCTGCAGGACTTTGAAGTAGTCGAAAGCATCTTCTTTCCCAG TGAGGGCAGTAACCTGACACCAGCCCACCACTACGGAGACTTCAGGTTCAAGACGTACGCCCCAATGGCCTTCCGGTACTTCAGAGAGATGTTTGGCATCCGACCTGATGACTACATG TACTCTCTGTGTAATGATCCGCTCATTGAGCTATCAAACTCCGGGGCAAGTGGATCTCTCTTCTACGTCTCCAGTGACGATGAGTTCATCATTAAGACAGTGCAGCACAAAGAGGCGGAGTTTCTGCAGAAACTGCTCCCAGGTTACTTCATG AACCTGAACCAGAACAAGCGGACCTTGTTACCAAAGTTTTATGGACTCTACTGTGTCCAGTCGGCGGGTAAGAACATCCGTATCGCAGTCATGAACAATCTGCTCCCGAGTGCTGTACAAATGCACCTCAAGTACGATCTAAAGGGCTCCACCTACAAGCGGCGGGCCTCAGCTAAAGAGAAAGACAAGTCTGTGCCTACATACAAGGACCTGGACTTCCTGCAGGACATGCATGATGGGCTGTTATTGGAGGGGGACAAGTACAGTGCTGTTTGCAAGACCATCCAAAGAGACTGCCTG CTTCTGCAAAGCTTTAAGATTATGGACTACAGCCTTCTGGTGGGAATCCACAATGTAAATCAAGCCTGTCGAGAGCAGGCCAGCAAAGAGTCGGTGGTCGGGGCTGTGGACCAACGGAGGCCACAAGGTCAAAAGCCCATGTACAGCACTGCTATCGAGGCCATCCAGGCTGAGGCAGGGAGCATTGGATCACCGGAGACAGAGGACCA GACGGGAGGAATCCCAGCACGAAACTCAAAAGGCGAGAGGCTGCTGGTGTATATTGGTATCATCGACATTCTGCAGTCCTACAG ATTAGTAAAGAAGCTTGAACACTCGTGGAAAGCTCTGGTTCACGATGGG GACACTGTATCGGTACACAGACCGAGTTTCTACGCAGAACGATTTCAGAAGTTCATGTGCAATGCAGTCTTCAGGAAAATCTTAT TAAAGACTTCGCCATCTAAGAAGCGCCGTGCAGTAACACATGGTCCTTTGAGGAAGACAGCTGGCGCAGGGCCTTTTCTTATGACCCAAACAAGCAGCAACAGCCAGCACTCTTTCCTCCAAGTCAGCTCTGAGACCAAAGACGAACCTGAAGGAGACCACG TCATGCAGTCAGGTCGTCCTGACCTCCTCCCAAAGACCTTACCGGCCAGCAGCGCTGTTGGCAACGTTACCGAAaccagcttctcctcctcctcgggaaACCCTGGATCTGTTCCCACAAGTCAGCCTCCGTCTCCTTCTCAGGATTCCTACAAGCAAGCAGGAGTGGATTTAAACAACACACTAAGCAAAGACCAGGAGCTCAGCTCCCTCAAGAA AGCTCAGTATGATGACAGTATCAGTTCTGAGGATGTGATCTCACTCAGTGACATCGTTACA
- the LOC117738890 gene encoding phosphatidylinositol 4-phosphate 5-kinase type-1 alpha-like isoform X1, with the protein MATAAEEPPELQGLSGNLQSQFWRRLSFLRGKKRASTGTQKNASPEIPSTSMSPAMKKTIGHRGIDPTGETTYKKTTSSALQGAIQLGIAHTVGSLSQKPERDVLLQDFEVVESIFFPSEGSNLTPAHHYGDFRFKTYAPMAFRYFREMFGIRPDDYMYSLCNDPLIELSNSGASGSLFYVSSDDEFIIKTVQHKEAEFLQKLLPGYFMNLNQNKRTLLPKFYGLYCVQSAGKNIRIAVMNNLLPSAVQMHLKYDLKGSTYKRRASAKEKDKSVPTYKDLDFLQDMHDGLLLEGDKYSAVCKTIQRDCLLLQSFKIMDYSLLVGIHNVNQACREQASKESVVGAVDQRRPQGQKPMYSTAIEAIQAEAGSIGSPETEDQTGGIPARNSKGERLLVYIGIIDILQSYRLVKKLEHSWKALVHDGDTVSVHRPSFYAERFQKFMCNAVFRKILLKTSPSKKRRAVTHGPLRKTAGAGPFLMTQTSSNSQHSFLQVSSETKDEPEGDHVMQSGRPDLLPKTLPASSAVGNVTETSFSSSSGNPGSVPTSQPPSPSQDSYKQAGVDLNNTLSKDQELSSLKKAQYDDSISSEDVISLSDIVTQASKCSV; encoded by the exons ATGGCCACAGCTGCAGAGGAGCCTCCAGAGCTGCAGGGCCTCTCTGGTA ACCTGCAGAGTCAGTTCTGGAGGAGACTGTCTTTTCTCAGAGGTAAAAAACGAG CTTCGACTGGGACCCAAAAAAATGCTTCTCCCGAG ATTCCAAGCACCAGCATGTCTCCGGCCATGAAAAAGACTATCGGCCATCGTGGAATTGATCCCACTGGGGAGACGACGTACAAGAAG ACAACATCTTCAGCCCTGCAAGGCGCTATCCAGTTAGGCATCGCGCACACGGTGGGGAGCTTAAGCCAGAAACCTGAGAGAGACGTGCTGCTGCAGGACTTTGAAGTAGTCGAAAGCATCTTCTTTCCCAG TGAGGGCAGTAACCTGACACCAGCCCACCACTACGGAGACTTCAGGTTCAAGACGTACGCCCCAATGGCCTTCCGGTACTTCAGAGAGATGTTTGGCATCCGACCTGATGACTACATG TACTCTCTGTGTAATGATCCGCTCATTGAGCTATCAAACTCCGGGGCAAGTGGATCTCTCTTCTACGTCTCCAGTGACGATGAGTTCATCATTAAGACAGTGCAGCACAAAGAGGCGGAGTTTCTGCAGAAACTGCTCCCAGGTTACTTCATG AACCTGAACCAGAACAAGCGGACCTTGTTACCAAAGTTTTATGGACTCTACTGTGTCCAGTCGGCGGGTAAGAACATCCGTATCGCAGTCATGAACAATCTGCTCCCGAGTGCTGTACAAATGCACCTCAAGTACGATCTAAAGGGCTCCACCTACAAGCGGCGGGCCTCAGCTAAAGAGAAAGACAAGTCTGTGCCTACATACAAGGACCTGGACTTCCTGCAGGACATGCATGATGGGCTGTTATTGGAGGGGGACAAGTACAGTGCTGTTTGCAAGACCATCCAAAGAGACTGCCTG CTTCTGCAAAGCTTTAAGATTATGGACTACAGCCTTCTGGTGGGAATCCACAATGTAAATCAAGCCTGTCGAGAGCAGGCCAGCAAAGAGTCGGTGGTCGGGGCTGTGGACCAACGGAGGCCACAAGGTCAAAAGCCCATGTACAGCACTGCTATCGAGGCCATCCAGGCTGAGGCAGGGAGCATTGGATCACCGGAGACAGAGGACCA GACGGGAGGAATCCCAGCACGAAACTCAAAAGGCGAGAGGCTGCTGGTGTATATTGGTATCATCGACATTCTGCAGTCCTACAG ATTAGTAAAGAAGCTTGAACACTCGTGGAAAGCTCTGGTTCACGATGGG GACACTGTATCGGTACACAGACCGAGTTTCTACGCAGAACGATTTCAGAAGTTCATGTGCAATGCAGTCTTCAGGAAAATCTTAT TAAAGACTTCGCCATCTAAGAAGCGCCGTGCAGTAACACATGGTCCTTTGAGGAAGACAGCTGGCGCAGGGCCTTTTCTTATGACCCAAACAAGCAGCAACAGCCAGCACTCTTTCCTCCAAGTCAGCTCTGAGACCAAAGACGAACCTGAAGGAGACCACG TCATGCAGTCAGGTCGTCCTGACCTCCTCCCAAAGACCTTACCGGCCAGCAGCGCTGTTGGCAACGTTACCGAAaccagcttctcctcctcctcgggaaACCCTGGATCTGTTCCCACAAGTCAGCCTCCGTCTCCTTCTCAGGATTCCTACAAGCAAGCAGGAGTGGATTTAAACAACACACTAAGCAAAGACCAGGAGCTCAGCTCCCTCAAGAA AGCTCAGTATGATGACAGTATCAGTTCTGAGGATGTGATCTCACTCAGTGACATCGTTACA